The Thermotoga caldifontis AZM44c09 genomic interval ACCTGATCAAGAGGATTCAGGAAGTCAAATGAGAAGACCGGGCGCAGCTGCGCCCGGTTTTTCGAGGTGGACAGGATGAAGAGAGCGCTGGAGAAAGTTCTGAACTGGATCGAGAACGCCGTGGTGGGCTTTTCCATCGTGGGACTCATGTTCATGGTAACAATCGTTTTCTACCAGGTCGTGGCGAGGTATTTCTTCAACAGACCTCCGAAGTGGACTGAAGAGATCGCGCTGGTCACGATGATCTGGATCGCCATGCTTGGCGCGGGGATCGGCTTGAAGAACGATATACACATGCGCGTTGAGGTGTTTCTATCTGTGTTTCCGATCAAACTCCAGAGGATCGTTGAAATTGCGATCATGCTGCTCATAGGTTATTTCGGAATTCAGATGACGCGCTACACCACAATCATGGTACAGCGCCTTCCGAACAAACTGGCCGCGACGGGCATATCGGTGGCGTGGATGTATTTGCCGATAGCCGTGTGCGGTGTTCTCGTGGTTGCGTGCGCCGCCCTGAAAGTCATAAACCAGCTCATGATGTTGAAAGGTGAGGGAAAGCGATGAAAAAGCTTCTCGCCTACATCTTCGGTGCGTTCATGATCTTTCTTCTGGGTGTACTCCTCGCGTTCATGCTCAGACTCCCCATCACGCAGAACTTCTCACGGGAAGAAGCAGGAAGGATCGTACTCTTCAGTTCCTTCGTACTGCTGATGATGCTCAGAGTTCCCATAGCGTTCTGTCTGAGCATTCCTGCTTTCCTGACTGCGATCTATTTGAAACTTCCTGTCATGGTGATCTTCCAGAGGATGGGTGCAGGGATAAACGCCTTCTCTTTGATAGCCATTCCTTTCTTCATACTGGCTGGACAGATCATGGCGGAAGGCGGGATCGCGCAGAAGATAGTTGAATTTTCGAACATCCTCATAGGTAGGGTTCGCGGTGGGCTCGCGATGGTGAACATACTCGCGAGTATGTTCTTCGGCGGTGTGAGTGGTTCCTCCGTGGCCGATACATCCTCCATCGGAGCTTTCCTGATACCCATGATGGTCCAGCAAGGTTACGACAGGGACTTCTCCATCGCGGTTACCATCACTTCCTCCACACTGGGTATCGTCATTCCGCCCAGCCACAACATGATCATCTACTCGCTCGCGGCGGGCGGTGTCTCGATCGGTGCACTGTTCATGGCGGGTTACATCCCGGGCATCATGGTGGGCGTGGCACAGATGATCGTTGCGTACATCATCTCCAGGAAGAGGAACTATCCGGTGGCGGGCAAGGTGGGATTGAGAGAGGCACTCATCATAACCAGAGATTCCATACTGGGACTGCTGGTCGGTGTCATCATCATCGCAGGAATCATATTCGGTGTGTTCACCGCTACCGAAGCTTCGGTTGTGGCGGCTGTGTACGCTCTGATCATCACGATCTTCGTGTACAGAACCATGGACTTCAAGAAACTGTTGAGGACCTTACAGAACACAGCGGTGGTCATCGCGATGGTTATGTTCATCATAGCGAGCTCTTCTGCCTTCGGATACCTCCTGGCCTATCTGAAGGTGCCGGCGATAGTCGCGAGCACCCTGACGAGTATCACAACGAACAAATACGTGTTGCTGTTGCTCATCAACCTGATGCTCCTGTTCCTCGGCATGATCATGGACATGGCACCACTCATACTCATAACCACTCCCATCCTTCTTCCACTGGTCCGTTCGCTTGGAATGTCACCGATCCAGTTCGGAATCGTCATGATGATAAACCTCGGTATAGGCCTGTGCACGCCACCCGTCGGAACAACGCTGTTCGTCGGATGTGCGATCGGAAAGAGCACCATGGAGAGAGTAGCAAAGGCTTCGATACCGTTCTACATAGCGATGATCGCGATCCTTTTGTTGGTCACCTACGTGCCCTGGTTCACGATGTTCCTGGGAGGAAGGTTCGTCCGTTGAACCGCTCTTGAACTTCGGAATGCTTTGAAGGCTTTTACCCTTTGTGATAAAATTTTTTGTGAAAAGGCCAAATTTCAGAATTTTGGAAAGGTAATTTTGCTTGAGGGGGGGTGTTCTCATGAGGAAACTTCTCGCTGTGGGGTTACTCGTGCTGGTGAGTCTGGCTTTCGGTTTGATCAAAGCGGATCTGTGCGACAGGCCGATCGGATTCGCCGCGGTCAGTGCGCTCGGCCAGGATGGAACAACTGGCGGTTGTGGTGGAGAGATCGTTCTGGTGAAGAGTGCGGAAGAACTCGAAATGTGGGCGAACAAGGAAGGCAAGTACATCATAGTGGTCGATGGAATCATCGTGTTCGAGCCGAAGAGAGAGATCAACGTGACCTCTGACAAAACCATCGTGGGTATCAACAACGCGAAGATCATCGGTGGCGGTTTCGTGATCAAGAATGCGAAGAACGTCATCGTGAGGAACATTCACTTCGAAGGGTTCTACATGGAGGACGACCCGCAGGGAAAGATGTACGACTACGACTACATAAGCATCGAATCTTCACACCATGTGTGGATCGATCACTGCACGTTCGTGAACGGCAACGATGGGGCCGTCGACATAACGAGATACTCCAGCTATGTCACAGTATCCTGGTGCGTGTTCGTCGACCACGACAAGGTCTCGCTCGTTGGAAGCAGCGACAAGGAAGATCCAGTCAAAGCGAAGGAAGCCTACAAAGTGACTTACCACCACAACTACTTCAAGAACTGCATACAGAGAATGCCGAGGGTCAGGTTCGGTATGGTGCACGTGTTCAACAACTTCTACAGTGCCGGTTTCAGGTGCGGTGTGTCTGGCAACGTTGTGCCACAGTACGGCGTCGCTTCCACCTGTGAAGCGAGGGTGCACGTTGAAGCGAACAACTTCATGGGTTTTGGTGCCACGTTGATGGAAGGTGCGAACATCGCGTTCGTGCCCACCACAGTCAAGGCGGGTACGTCCCCGGAAGGGTACATATCGCTCGGCAAGGACAACGCGAAGAACGTCTTCACTTACTGCCACCCTGCTGAGGAGAAGCTCATTGAAGAAGGTAAACCCGTCTTCAACCCGGCAGACTTCTACGAATACACGCTGGATCTCGCCGAAAAGGTTCCAACGATCGTGGTGGAAGGTGCCGGTGCGGGCAAGCTGATCTTCGACATACCGATGAGCTGTCCGGCTTCCTGAGAAAGAATGGAAGAATTGATCAGAGAGATTCTGGACAACATTGCCAAACCTGAGATACCAGACAGAGAGTTCAATATCCTCGATTTCGGTGCGGTCGCCGACGGAAAAGGCGACTGCACCGATGCTTTCAAGAGAGCGATAGAGACAGCCGCGAGCGCTGGAGGCGGAAGGATCCTCGTTCCAGAAGGTACCTATCTGACAGGTCCCATACACCTCGAAAGCAACATCGAACTTCACCTCGAACACGCCACGCTCAAGTTCCACATCGATCCGAAGAGGTACCTTCCCGTGGTCCTGACCAGGTTCGAAGGCATGGAGTTGTACAACTACTCGCCCCTGATCTACGCGCACGGTAAGAAGAACGTAGCGATCACGGGTCGTGGCGTTCTCGACGGGCAGGCGAACGAGACGAACTGGTGGATCTGGAAAGGTAAAGAGGAATTCGGTTGGAAGGCGGGAATGCCCCACCAGGGACCAGACGTGGCGAAACTGACACAGATGGTGAAAAACAACATGGCTGTGGAAGAGAGGATCTTCGGTGAGGGTCATTTCCTCAGACCCAGCTTCGTTCAGTTCTATCGGTGCAAAAACGTGCTACTTGAAGGCTTCGAGCTGATCAATTCTCCCATGTGGTGCATCCACCCCGTGCTGTGCGAGAACGTGATCGTGAGGAACGTGAAGATCTCCAGCAGAGGCCCGAACAACGACGGAATAGACCCCGAGTCGTGCAGGTACGTGCTCATAGAGAACTGCTTCTTCGACACGGGTGACGACTCGATCGTCATAAAGTCCGGAAGGAACGAGGATGGAAGGCGCATCAACGTGCCGTGCGAGTACGTCCTGGCGAGGAACAACACGGTGTTCGGAGAGAAAAGCCACGGAGGTTTCGTGATAGGGAGCGAGATGTCGGGTGGGGCGAGAAAGCTCGTCGCGGCGAACAACCTCTTCGTGAACCTCGAGAGAGTTTTGAGGATAAAGTCGAACCCGAGGAGGGGCGGTTTCGTCGAGGACGTTTACTTCGTTAACAACGTCGCTGTGAACGTGTCCGAAGAGTTCATCGTGATCCACACAGATTACGACAACGAAACTGGCGATCATCCACCGCTGGTGAGAAACATCTTCGTGAAAAACCTCAAGGGAATCCGTGGAAAATACGGAGTCAGGATCAAAGGTCTGGAGAATTCGAAAATAACCGATATTCATCTGGAAGACTGCGTACTGGAAGACGTGGAATTCGCCGTTCAGGTTGAACATTGCGAAGTGAAGATCAGAAACAGCAGGATCGGAAAATACATTTTCTCAGACGCCACTTTAGATGGAAGAATGGAGGCACGTTGAAGGATCATTCCCACCTTCCACGATCTTCTCCCTGTGCGTCGAACTGGCAAGCACCTGTGTAAAATAACTTTCGGGAGGTGAAAGTGTGAAGAAGCTGGCCATTGTTTTGCTCGCTCTTTTGTTCTGCGTGGTTGGGCTCTCCGAGCAGGTTACGCTCCGAATGATTCAGGTGTTCACCAGCCCGCTCAGAACCAAAGTGCTTGAAGACATCATTTCGAAATTCGAGGCCCAGAATCCGGGCGTGAAGATCGAGCTCATTTCCCCACCTTACGAAACGGCCTATCAGAAGATCTATCTCATGGTGAGCGCGGAAGAACCGCTCGACATAGTTGAGGTTGGAGACTGGTCTTTGAGTGCGCTCGCGAGCATGGGAAAGTTGCTTTCGCTGGAACCTTACCTCGCAAAGTCCGAGCTGACGAAGTACCTCGTTCCCGGCGTTCTGGAAGCCGCGAGGACATACAAAGGGACTGCGTACCTCTTACCGAACGCGATCTACGTGAAGACGCTCTTCTACAGACCCGACGTGATCTCGAAGTACGGTATCACGCCACCCGCCAGGACGATGGATGAACTGCTCGAACACTGCCGACAGCTCACAAAACCAGAGATCGGTCAGTTTGGATTTGACTTCAGAGGCAAAGGCTATCCCACAGCGTTCATCGACATCGTGATGACCTCGTTCTTCGACGACATAGATCCCAACTGCATGTACCTCAAGAAGGATGGCAAACTCATCTTTGAAGATCCCAGGGCGCTCGAAGGCTTGAAGTTCTACATCGAGCTGTTCAAGACCGCACCGAAAGATTCCATCAACTGGGGTTTCGATGAACAGGTGAACGCGTTCGCTTCCGGTGTCACGCCTTACCTGTTCCAGGATCCAGACACGGTCGGCCTGCTCAACGAGATCATGAAGGAAGGAACTTACAAGACCGCACCGCTACCGATCGGAAGGGGTGGAAAGGCCTACCCGACGATAGGTTTCGCGGGCTGGGGCATAACGAGCTATTCGAAACATAAGGACCTGGCGTGGAGGTTCTTAGAGTTCTTCAACTCACCTGAGATCAACGCCTACTGGTGCAAAGATTACGGTGCTCTGCCCGTGGACATGAGAGTCTACGAGATCGATCCTTACTTCAAGAGCGAGACCTTCTACGGCTGGACGGCGATGTTCGAAGACGAAGCGCACTATCAGTTCACGAAGTATCCGCTGGACAACGAAGCCTGGAGCGAGTGGAACGAACTGCACGAAACCACCATGCAGCAGGTGCTTTTGGGCAAGATGAAACCGGAAGAAGCCCTGAAGATCTGGGCTGACTTCTGGAAGAAGGCAGGGCTCGGAAAGAAGTGAGAAAAAGGCTCTGGGTTTTGATGCTGGTTCCGACCTTCGCCCTCATCTTCTTCGTGAACCTTTACCCCCTCGTCCGCGGGGGGGTAATTTCATTTCAGCGGCTCACGGTGTTCAATTTGAACAATCCGAGGTTCGTCGGCTGGAGCAATTACAGAGCGATCATCACCGATCCTGGTTTTCCACGTTTGCTCTGGAACACGTTCGTCTGGATCGCCTGTTCCGTGGCGTTTCAGTTCCTGTTCGGTCTGATCCTGGCACTGCTCTTAGCGAAACCCTTCCCCGGTAGGGGACTGTACATGGGGTTGGTGTTCTATCCGTGGGCGCTCTCGGGTTTCGCCATAGGTCTGCTCTGGTCGTGGCTCTTGAACGGTCAGTTCGGCATCGTGAACGACATCCTCATGAGGCTCGGTTTGATAAAAGTGCCGATAGGCTTTCTCTCTGACGAAAGGTTCGCGATGTTTTCGGTGATCCTGGTGAACGTCTGGTACGGGATACCTTTCTTCGCCATCATGCTCCTTGCGGCGATCCAGTCGATCCCGAGCGAACTCTACGAAGCGGCGCAGATCGACGGCGCAGGTGTGTTCAGAAAGCTCTTTTACGTCACTCTGCCGTACATTCGCCCCACGATCTACAGTACGATCCTGCTGAGGATCATCTGGGTGATGAACTTTCCAGACATCATCTACGGCATGACGCGCGGTGGTCCGGCGGGAGCGACCAACATCCTTTCTGTGCACATGATAAACATCGTTTATTACAGGAACAACTTCGGCTTGGCATCGGCGCTCGGCATGATCATGACTGCCATCCTGATGGTCTTCGCGATCATTTATCTGGTGCTCCTCGAGCGGGGTGAGTTCGAGCTGTGAAGGAGAGAAGGCTGCAGGTCGTCCTCAGGATCGTCGGTCTTTCCATATTCCTCATCGTGGCCATCTTTCCACTGGTCTGGATATTCCTCACGTCGATAAAACCGGCCACGGAAGTCTACACCTTTCCGGTGAAGTATCTGCCTTCTAAGCCGACGTTCGAAGCGTACAGATACCTCTTCAGCTTCGCCAGGTTCAACGTGTACTTCAAGAACTCGTTCATCGTCGCGACAACTTCCGCAGGACTATCGACGCTCTTTTCCCTCGTGGCGGGTTACATTCTCACGCGCGAGCAATTCAGATTGAGGACGTTCTTGATCCTCCTTCTCTTCTTCGTGCAGATGCTGCCGACCTATCTGATCATGATACCCCAGTTCACGATGTTTTCGAAGCTCAAACTCACCAACACGCTCACCTCGGTGATCATCATCTACACAGGCTTTGGATCCGCGTTCGGCACGATCATGGCGCGAGCGTTCTTGAAGAACCTTCCGAGAACGATCGAGGAAGCCGCGATGATAGATGGCTGCAACAGGCTGCAGGTGCTCTTCAAGATCGTGGTTCCACTGCTTTTGCCAGGCGTTGGATCGATATTCAGCTTCTGCTTCGTCAACAGCTGGAACGAGGTCTTCACCGCGGTGCTGTTTCTGCACACGGACAGAAAGATGACCGTACCCGTCGCGCTGTATTCGTTCGTTTCCAAAGCGGGCATTCAATGGAACGTGATGGCCGCAGGCATCGTCGTGGCGCTTTTACCGACGATCGTGGTGTTCATGCTGGCACAGAAGTACATCGTCGAAGGTCTAACCCAGGGTGCGATCAAGGCGTGAACGTGTTATCATAAAGTGAGTGAAGCGAACAATCGGGGGTG includes:
- a CDS encoding TRAP transporter small permease — encoded protein: MKRALEKVLNWIENAVVGFSIVGLMFMVTIVFYQVVARYFFNRPPKWTEEIALVTMIWIAMLGAGIGLKNDIHMRVEVFLSVFPIKLQRIVEIAIMLLIGYFGIQMTRYTTIMVQRLPNKLAATGISVAWMYLPIAVCGVLVVACAALKVINQLMMLKGEGKR
- a CDS encoding pectate lyase family protein, with the protein product MRKLLAVGLLVLVSLAFGLIKADLCDRPIGFAAVSALGQDGTTGGCGGEIVLVKSAEELEMWANKEGKYIIVVDGIIVFEPKREINVTSDKTIVGINNAKIIGGGFVIKNAKNVIVRNIHFEGFYMEDDPQGKMYDYDYISIESSHHVWIDHCTFVNGNDGAVDITRYSSYVTVSWCVFVDHDKVSLVGSSDKEDPVKAKEAYKVTYHHNYFKNCIQRMPRVRFGMVHVFNNFYSAGFRCGVSGNVVPQYGVASTCEARVHVEANNFMGFGATLMEGANIAFVPTTVKAGTSPEGYISLGKDNAKNVFTYCHPAEEKLIEEGKPVFNPADFYEYTLDLAEKVPTIVVEGAGAGKLIFDIPMSCPAS
- a CDS encoding ABC transporter substrate-binding protein produces the protein MKKLAIVLLALLFCVVGLSEQVTLRMIQVFTSPLRTKVLEDIISKFEAQNPGVKIELISPPYETAYQKIYLMVSAEEPLDIVEVGDWSLSALASMGKLLSLEPYLAKSELTKYLVPGVLEAARTYKGTAYLLPNAIYVKTLFYRPDVISKYGITPPARTMDELLEHCRQLTKPEIGQFGFDFRGKGYPTAFIDIVMTSFFDDIDPNCMYLKKDGKLIFEDPRALEGLKFYIELFKTAPKDSINWGFDEQVNAFASGVTPYLFQDPDTVGLLNEIMKEGTYKTAPLPIGRGGKAYPTIGFAGWGITSYSKHKDLAWRFLEFFNSPEINAYWCKDYGALPVDMRVYEIDPYFKSETFYGWTAMFEDEAHYQFTKYPLDNEAWSEWNELHETTMQQVLLGKMKPEEALKIWADFWKKAGLGKK
- a CDS encoding glycoside hydrolase family 28 protein, producing the protein MEELIREILDNIAKPEIPDREFNILDFGAVADGKGDCTDAFKRAIETAASAGGGRILVPEGTYLTGPIHLESNIELHLEHATLKFHIDPKRYLPVVLTRFEGMELYNYSPLIYAHGKKNVAITGRGVLDGQANETNWWIWKGKEEFGWKAGMPHQGPDVAKLTQMVKNNMAVEERIFGEGHFLRPSFVQFYRCKNVLLEGFELINSPMWCIHPVLCENVIVRNVKISSRGPNNDGIDPESCRYVLIENCFFDTGDDSIVIKSGRNEDGRRINVPCEYVLARNNTVFGEKSHGGFVIGSEMSGGARKLVAANNLFVNLERVLRIKSNPRRGGFVEDVYFVNNVAVNVSEEFIVIHTDYDNETGDHPPLVRNIFVKNLKGIRGKYGVRIKGLENSKITDIHLEDCVLEDVEFAVQVEHCEVKIRNSRIGKYIFSDATLDGRMEAR
- a CDS encoding carbohydrate ABC transporter permease — encoded protein: MKERRLQVVLRIVGLSIFLIVAIFPLVWIFLTSIKPATEVYTFPVKYLPSKPTFEAYRYLFSFARFNVYFKNSFIVATTSAGLSTLFSLVAGYILTREQFRLRTFLILLLFFVQMLPTYLIMIPQFTMFSKLKLTNTLTSVIIIYTGFGSAFGTIMARAFLKNLPRTIEEAAMIDGCNRLQVLFKIVVPLLLPGVGSIFSFCFVNSWNEVFTAVLFLHTDRKMTVPVALYSFVSKAGIQWNVMAAGIVVALLPTIVVFMLAQKYIVEGLTQGAIKA
- a CDS encoding carbohydrate ABC transporter permease, with product MRKRLWVLMLVPTFALIFFVNLYPLVRGGVISFQRLTVFNLNNPRFVGWSNYRAIITDPGFPRLLWNTFVWIACSVAFQFLFGLILALLLAKPFPGRGLYMGLVFYPWALSGFAIGLLWSWLLNGQFGIVNDILMRLGLIKVPIGFLSDERFAMFSVILVNVWYGIPFFAIMLLAAIQSIPSELYEAAQIDGAGVFRKLFYVTLPYIRPTIYSTILLRIIWVMNFPDIIYGMTRGGPAGATNILSVHMINIVYYRNNFGLASALGMIMTAILMVFAIIYLVLLERGEFEL
- a CDS encoding TRAP transporter large permease, which codes for MKKLLAYIFGAFMIFLLGVLLAFMLRLPITQNFSREEAGRIVLFSSFVLLMMLRVPIAFCLSIPAFLTAIYLKLPVMVIFQRMGAGINAFSLIAIPFFILAGQIMAEGGIAQKIVEFSNILIGRVRGGLAMVNILASMFFGGVSGSSVADTSSIGAFLIPMMVQQGYDRDFSIAVTITSSTLGIVIPPSHNMIIYSLAAGGVSIGALFMAGYIPGIMVGVAQMIVAYIISRKRNYPVAGKVGLREALIITRDSILGLLVGVIIIAGIIFGVFTATEASVVAAVYALIITIFVYRTMDFKKLLRTLQNTAVVIAMVMFIIASSSAFGYLLAYLKVPAIVASTLTSITTNKYVLLLLINLMLLFLGMIMDMAPLILITTPILLPLVRSLGMSPIQFGIVMMINLGIGLCTPPVGTTLFVGCAIGKSTMERVAKASIPFYIAMIAILLLVTYVPWFTMFLGGRFVR